The Polynucleobacter sp. JS-JIR-5-A7 region TAGCAAGAAGTTTGTAGGCGATCCCTTGGTCTGCGGTGTCTGCCCGTAAGCCCTTGTAGTTACAAGTAGCTTATGAGTTCGCTCTTCTGGCGACTGGTGGATTTTTGGAAAAATAATCCTTAATCCCCTTCAGAATAGCCTCAGCAATGCGGTCCTGGTAGCCATCATCATTCAGTCTGACTTCTTCTTGAGGATTACTAATAAAGGCAGTTTCTACCAAGATAGAAGGGATGTCTGGTGCCTTTAAAACAGCAAAGCTGGCTTGCTCTACCTTTCCTTTATGTAAGGGCGCAAAACCACTAATTTGCTTCAGAATAGAGTTTCCAACCTGCAGCGAGTCTTTAATCTGAGCAGTGGTTGACATATCTAGGAGTAGATTAGCTACCTGTCGATCTTGGGTCTTGATATTGATGCCACCAATCAAGTCTGAAGCATTTTCTTTATTGGCCATCCAGCGTGCCATTGAGCTACTAGCACCCATTTGCGAAAGTGCAAATACGGAAGCACCTTTGGCGTGTGGCTGAATAAATGCATCCGCATGAATAGAAACAAAAAGATCCGCCTCAACTCGTCTGGCTTTTTGTACTCTCACATGCAGAGGTACAAAATAATCACCATCTCTAGTTAAAAAAGGGCGCATATAGGCTTCACCCTCTATCTTGTCTTTGAGTCGCTTTGCAATCGAGAGAGCTACATGCTTTTCTCTAGAACCTAATGAACCGATTGCACCCGGATCTTCGCCACCATGACCAGGATCAATGGCAATGGTGATCAGGCGTTTGTACTTAGCAGCTGCCGGAGCTTCTTTAGCCTCTGGTATGGCTTGTGCCACTGGCGACTTTGGCGCTTCCTTTTTAGTAGCAAACTGCGCAATAAAATCTACTTCTTCATTTGATTTAGCTAGAGCACTTTCTTTACGAGCGCTGCTTTTTACTAACTCCATCAAGGGATCAGGTGGAGTGGTAGGGTACAAATCAAAGACCATGCGGTAGTTGTATTCACCGACGGGGTCTAATGTGAAGAGTTGAGGTTTGATCGGTTCTTTTAAGTCGAATACCAAGCGCACTACTCCTGGCTGAAACTGACCTACTCTTACTTGCGCAATATAAGGATCATTAGGCTTGACCTTGGCTACTAAATCTCTCAAAGTGGGGTTGAGCTCCAAGCCTTGCACATCAACTACCAGGCGATCAGGATTGGTGAGGATCTGCTGGCTAATAGGCAATGGTGTATCGGATTCCAGAGTGATGCGGGTGTAGTCCTCTGATGGCCAGACACGTACACCCAATATCTTGGCGCCCCAAGCAATCTCCACTTCTG contains the following coding sequences:
- a CDS encoding N-acetylmuramoyl-L-alanine amidase is translated as MGIKKTIRQTNLARRQHLKTSAKFLSFALLFTEVEIAWGAKILGVRVWPSEDYTRITLESDTPLPISQQILTNPDRLVVDVQGLELNPTLRDLVAKVKPNDPYIAQVRVGQFQPGVVRLVFDLKEPIKPQLFTLDPVGEYNYRMVFDLYPTTPPDPLMELVKSSARKESALAKSNEEVDFIAQFATKKEAPKSPVAQAIPEAKEAPAAAKYKRLITIAIDPGHGGEDPGAIGSLGSREKHVALSIAKRLKDKIEGEAYMRPFLTRDGDYFVPLHVRVQKARRVEADLFVSIHADAFIQPHAKGASVFALSQMGASSSMARWMANKENASDLIGGINIKTQDRQVANLLLDMSTTAQIKDSLQVGNSILKQISGFAPLHKGKVEQASFAVLKAPDIPSILVETAFISNPQEEVRLNDDGYQDRIAEAILKGIKDYFSKNPPVARRANS